The sequence TACAGTAAAGAggaactcgagaccatggtgAAGCCTTTGCCATATCACCATCAAAAAATGGGCACTTAATCTCCAACACACCTCGTGAGGGCAATCCATAGACCATCTTGTCAATTGCACCATCAGGTGAAGCAGCTAACCAATCATATTCAGAGTTTCCTTTCTCATAGACTTGAAACTCAGGAAACAAAACAGAGTTCCCTGTAATCAGCTTATATCGCTCAAGggcctcttcttctttcatgtTACTCCAACAAGTTGCAAGATTACCAGAAAACTGGTCAATTGCCCCAAGTTTCTCTAACCACAACTGTGCCCTTCGACGAGGCCAAAACCCAATAGCCCCAGCAAAAGTACTTGCTGTTAACTTATGCTTCCGAAGTTCTTTCCAATTTTTGAACCAATGCTGAAAACTAGAGGACTGAAGAACAGAATAATAATTTCCGGTTTcgaatttgaaagaagaagaagaagaagaagaagaagaagaagaagaagaagcagaattgAAATTGCATCTAGACCAGTTCCTAATAGTTTGAGTGCGTGCAAATATGTTTTTGCAATTGAACATCGACGGTTTCTGAAATCAAACCAACCAAAAGAAACTATGAAAGCCTCAATTCAGATGGAGGTAAAGGCTGAATAACACAATTAAGCAGAACAGTTGAAAGCATAAATGGGGAGCCTAACCGgaatgaagaaggagaagaagaagaagaagaagaagaagaagaagaagaagaagaagaagaagaagaagaagaagaagaagaagaagaagaagaagaagaagaagaagaag comes from Cucurbita pepo subsp. pepo cultivar mu-cu-16 unplaced genomic scaffold, ASM280686v2 Cp4.1_scaffold001728, whole genome shotgun sequence and encodes:
- the LOC111786473 gene encoding uncharacterized protein LOC111786473, which translates into the protein MFNCKNIFARTQTIRNWSRCNFNSASSSSSSSSSSSSSFKFETGNYYSVLQSSSFQHWFKNWKELRKHKLTASTFAGAIGFWPRRRAQLWLEKLGAIDQFSGNLATCWSNMKEEEALERYKLITGNSVLFPEFQVYEKGNSEYDWLAASPDGAIDKMVYGLPSRGVLEIKCPFFDGDMAKASPWSRVPLYCIPQAQGLMEIMDRDWMDFYVWTPKGSSLFRLYRDAEYWEVLKIALYDFWWKHVQPAREMCSKYSITNPLIELKSLRPSPKHELCSYIVCESKRVVDNSELLLREFNGRLQT